In Chlamydiota bacterium, the following proteins share a genomic window:
- a CDS encoding Lrp/AsnC family transcriptional regulator yields the protein MTDEILEILQKDARRTPDEIAAMLGKKPAAVKREIRRLEQEGVILKYKAVVNRELLKRPSRGVRALIEVKTAPQKDVGFDRVAERIYLFPEVQGCILLSGGYDLLLTVEGSDIQSVANFVAQKLAPMEHVRGTVTHFLLKKYKEDGDILVKGQRKDRRLAVTP from the coding sequence ATGACGGACGAGATACTCGAGATACTCCAGAAGGACGCGCGGCGGACGCCGGACGAGATCGCCGCGATGCTCGGGAAGAAACCGGCCGCGGTGAAGCGCGAGATCCGGAGGCTCGAACAGGAGGGTGTGATCCTCAAGTACAAGGCGGTGGTGAACCGCGAGCTCCTGAAGAGGCCGTCGCGGGGGGTGCGGGCGCTCATCGAGGTGAAGACCGCGCCGCAGAAGGACGTCGGCTTCGACCGGGTCGCGGAGCGGATCTACCTGTTCCCGGAGGTGCAGGGCTGCATCCTTCTTTCGGGCGGCTACGACCTGCTGCTGACCGTGGAGGGGAGCGACATCCAGTCGGTCGCCAACTTCGTGGCGCAGAAGCTCGCGCCGATGGAGCACGTGCGCGGCACGGTGACGCACTTCCTCCTGAAGAAGTACAAGGAGGACGGCGACATCCTCGTCAAGGGGCAACGGAAGGACCGGCGGCTCGCGGTCACGCCGTAA
- a CDS encoding aminotransferase class I/II-fold pyridoxal phosphate-dependent enzyme: protein MKIPIAKRVREMPPSGIRLFFDLVIGMDDVISLGVGEPDFDTPWRIRETGIYSLEQGFTSYTSNRGLRELRAEISDFLRGRYGLRYDPDDEILVTVGVSEAVDLALRTILDRGDRFLVPQPCFVSYAPMTSLAGGEAVRIPLSETSGFKLTPALLRRHLGRDARGIILNYPSNPTGVSYRREELAALAAAIRRTRLTVLSDEIYDELTYDFEHTPFPLLPGMRERTIYLNGFSKAYAMTGWRIGYAAGPRGVIDAMTKIHQYAIMCAPTMAQVAACEALRRGGKDVREMKREYDRRRRLVHGRLMRMGLDCVRPDGAFYIFPCIRSSGLDSMEFSKRLLKEEKVAVVPGTAFGEVGEGFVRISYAASYENLKEALDRIECFLRRLRADSPRREGSAGGR from the coding sequence ATGAAGATTCCCATCGCGAAGCGCGTCCGGGAGATGCCCCCGTCCGGTATCCGGCTCTTCTTCGACCTGGTCATCGGGATGGACGACGTCATCTCTCTCGGCGTCGGCGAGCCGGACTTCGACACCCCGTGGCGCATCCGCGAGACCGGCATCTACTCGCTCGAGCAGGGGTTCACCTCCTACACCTCGAACAGGGGGCTGCGCGAACTCCGCGCCGAGATCTCCGACTTCTTGAGGGGGCGGTACGGGCTCCGCTACGACCCGGACGACGAGATCCTCGTCACCGTCGGGGTGAGCGAGGCCGTGGACCTGGCCCTGCGGACGATCCTCGACCGGGGGGACCGGTTCCTCGTCCCCCAGCCGTGCTTCGTATCCTACGCGCCGATGACGAGCCTCGCGGGGGGCGAGGCGGTGCGCATCCCGCTCAGCGAGACGTCGGGGTTCAAGCTCACCCCGGCGCTCTTGCGCCGTCACCTGGGGCGCGACGCGCGGGGGATCATCCTCAACTACCCGTCGAACCCGACCGGCGTCTCCTACCGCAGGGAGGAGCTCGCGGCGCTCGCGGCCGCGATCCGCCGCACGAGGCTCACGGTGCTGAGCGACGAGATCTACGACGAGCTCACCTACGACTTCGAGCACACCCCGTTCCCGCTCCTCCCGGGGATGCGGGAGCGGACAATCTATCTGAACGGTTTCTCCAAGGCGTACGCGATGACCGGCTGGCGGATCGGCTACGCGGCGGGGCCGCGGGGGGTCATCGACGCGATGACCAAGATCCACCAGTACGCGATCATGTGCGCGCCGACGATGGCGCAGGTTGCCGCGTGCGAGGCGTTGCGCAGGGGGGGGAAGGACGTCCGGGAGATGAAGCGCGAGTACGACCGCCGGAGGCGGCTCGTGCACGGGCGGCTCATGCGGATGGGGCTCGACTGCGTGCGGCCCGACGGCGCGTTCTACATCTTCCCCTGCATCCGCTCATCCGGCCTCGACTCGATGGAGTTCTCAAAGCGCCTGCTCAAGGAGGAGAAGGTCGCGGTGGTGCCCGGGACCGCCTTCGGAGAGGTGGGGGAGGGGTTCGTCAGAATCTCCTACGCCGCAAGCTACGAGAACCTGAAGGAGGCGCTCGACCGAATCGAGTGCTTCCTGCGGCGCCTGCGTGCGGACTCGCCGCGGCGCGAAGGATCCGCGGGCGGGAGGTAG
- a CDS encoding 4Fe-4S dicluster domain-containing protein has protein sequence MDVRHVSEQNWHAFVGSLARTMRICHPVAHEDDYRLAACGPGGCPRIGWNRYRAVQSLKPLLFEARLDVGEVLGAGGAPDAGGAPQAVFGAKACDLASLAVLDFVFADETADPFYARNRRRTLIVSSDCTAFKEVCFCTLVGGKPYPEKGFDLNLSPAGGGYLVEAGSPKGRALLDEARELFSPPSAAQLAEVAAARKRLTAALEEQQRARGYAWGGTSKELIERVFESGVWAEEAERCVECGACNFVCPTCHCFLLSDHGRERFTRLRNWDSCQYKGFARVGGGGNPRPELYQRLRNRYEKKFHFCPVVMGVSGCTGCGRCVEACIGRIDMREVMKKLSGCR, from the coding sequence ATGGACGTGCGGCACGTCTCGGAGCAGAACTGGCACGCGTTCGTCGGGTCGCTCGCGCGCACGATGCGCATCTGCCACCCGGTCGCGCACGAAGACGACTATCGCCTCGCCGCCTGCGGGCCGGGCGGCTGCCCACGGATCGGCTGGAACCGGTACCGCGCGGTGCAGTCCCTGAAGCCGCTTCTCTTCGAGGCGCGCCTCGACGTGGGCGAGGTCCTCGGTGCGGGGGGGGCGCCGGATGCCGGCGGCGCGCCGCAGGCGGTGTTCGGGGCCAAGGCGTGCGATCTCGCCTCGCTGGCCGTGCTCGACTTCGTCTTCGCCGACGAGACGGCGGACCCGTTTTACGCCCGCAACCGGAGACGGACGCTCATCGTCTCCTCGGACTGCACGGCGTTCAAGGAGGTCTGCTTCTGCACGCTCGTCGGGGGGAAGCCGTACCCGGAGAAGGGATTCGACCTCAACCTCTCCCCCGCGGGAGGGGGGTACCTTGTCGAGGCGGGGAGCCCAAAAGGGCGGGCGCTCCTCGACGAAGCGCGGGAGCTCTTCTCCCCCCCCTCCGCCGCGCAGCTCGCGGAGGTCGCCGCGGCGCGGAAACGGCTGACGGCGGCCCTCGAGGAGCAGCAGCGGGCCCGCGGCTACGCGTGGGGCGGCACGTCGAAGGAGCTGATTGAGCGGGTCTTCGAGTCGGGCGTCTGGGCCGAGGAGGCGGAACGCTGCGTCGAGTGCGGCGCGTGCAACTTCGTCTGCCCGACCTGCCACTGTTTTCTCCTCTCCGACCACGGCCGGGAACGGTTCACGCGCCTCCGGAACTGGGACTCGTGCCAGTACAAAGGGTTCGCGCGGGTGGGGGGAGGGGGCAACCCGCGGCCCGAGCTCTATCAGCGGCTCCGCAACCGGTACGAAAAGAAGTTTCATTTCTGCCCGGTCGTGATGGGGGTCTCCGGCTGCACCGGGTGCGGGCGGTGCGTCGAGGCGTGCATCGGACGGATCGACATGCGCGAGGTGATGAAGAAGCTGAGCGGCTGCAGGTAA
- a CDS encoding oxidoreductase — protein sequence MMKNPYLPVGATIEKAVAESATIKSFLLAPDEPMPFRTGQFVELTVPGVGEAPFTPSSSHFERERLELTVMRVGTVTARLHEMREGERVGVRGPYGNGYPLEEFEGKTVVICGGGVGLAPLRSLLLTLRHEIDRYARVLLRYGARTPADIIYRAEVDRWRRDPKLDVVLTVDRGDASWGGNVGLVTTLLEDLGVEPARAVAVVCGPPIMMKFTTFKLLDVGFAPRDIYLSMEKNMSCGLGKCGHCRLGPFYACKDGPVFTYDQIKDLREIWD from the coding sequence ATGATGAAAAACCCGTATCTCCCCGTCGGGGCGACGATCGAGAAGGCGGTCGCGGAGAGCGCCACGATCAAAAGCTTCCTCCTCGCGCCCGACGAGCCGATGCCGTTCCGCACCGGGCAGTTCGTCGAGCTCACCGTGCCCGGGGTGGGGGAGGCGCCGTTCACCCCCTCCAGCTCCCACTTCGAGCGGGAGCGCCTCGAACTCACCGTGATGCGGGTTGGGACGGTCACCGCCCGCCTGCACGAGATGCGGGAGGGGGAGCGGGTGGGCGTCAGGGGCCCGTACGGGAACGGGTACCCGCTCGAGGAGTTCGAGGGGAAGACGGTCGTCATCTGCGGCGGCGGGGTCGGGCTCGCGCCGCTCCGGTCGCTCCTCCTCACGCTGCGGCACGAGATCGACCGATACGCCCGGGTGCTGTTGCGCTACGGGGCGCGCACGCCCGCCGATATCATCTACCGCGCGGAGGTCGATCGCTGGCGCCGCGACCCGAAGCTCGACGTGGTCCTCACCGTGGACCGGGGCGACGCCTCCTGGGGAGGGAACGTCGGGCTCGTCACGACGCTGCTGGAGGACCTGGGGGTGGAGCCGGCGCGGGCCGTTGCGGTGGTCTGCGGCCCCCCGATCATGATGAAGTTCACCACCTTCAAGCTGCTCGACGTCGGCTTCGCCCCGCGCGACATCTACCTCTCGATGGAGAAGAACATGAGCTGCGGCCTCGGGAAGTGCGGCCACTGCCGCCTGGGGCCGTTCTACGCATGCAAGGACGGCCCGGTCTTCACGTACGATCAGATCAAGGACCTCCGGGAGATCTGGGACTGA
- a CDS encoding tetratricopeptide repeat protein — MTQCPRCNAANATKSKFCAECGMSLRETGAAVHMDRGYLAIRRGDVDEAVKEYREAIRIDPSNSRAHRELAAIYYHRDMLPEALEENKRAVELDRDFGIAHYELGTAYYRLGMFDEAIAAYEAALRATPSLYLANFRLGVIYYYRGHLEKAIAMYKTALEHNPNLKFIHYHLAIAYARRGLLKETIEQFKIVLAMDPKMAAAHYHIGCAYYYKGDLDKAMAHFEKALSLDPLDEQSARNLRTLKDLRGRFF, encoded by the coding sequence ATGACGCAATGCCCGCGGTGCAACGCGGCGAACGCGACGAAGAGCAAGTTCTGCGCCGAGTGCGGCATGAGCCTGCGCGAGACCGGCGCGGCGGTGCACATGGACCGCGGCTACCTCGCGATCCGGCGCGGCGACGTGGACGAGGCGGTGAAGGAGTACCGCGAGGCGATCCGGATCGACCCGTCGAACTCGCGCGCGCACCGCGAGCTCGCGGCGATCTACTACCACCGGGACATGCTCCCGGAGGCGCTCGAGGAGAACAAGCGGGCGGTGGAGCTCGACCGGGATTTCGGCATCGCCCACTACGAGCTCGGCACCGCCTACTACCGCCTGGGGATGTTCGACGAGGCGATCGCCGCCTACGAGGCGGCGCTCCGTGCGACCCCGTCGCTCTACCTCGCCAACTTCCGCCTCGGGGTCATCTACTACTACCGCGGCCACCTCGAAAAGGCGATCGCGATGTACAAGACGGCGCTCGAGCACAACCCGAACCTGAAGTTCATCCACTACCACCTCGCCATCGCCTACGCGCGGCGGGGGCTGCTCAAGGAGACGATCGAGCAGTTCAAGATCGTGCTCGCCATGGACCCGAAGATGGCCGCCGCCCACTACCATATCGGCTGCGCCTACTACTACAAGGGGGATCTCGACAAGGCGATGGCGCACTTCGAGAAGGCGCTGTCGCTCGACCCGCTCGACGAGCAGTCGGCGAGGAACCTCCGGACGCTGAAGGATTTGCGGGGGAGGTTCTTCTGA
- a CDS encoding 4Fe-4S dicluster domain-containing protein → MKKLIVNLDICSACPGCVTGCSYYYHPSNRGIDRLRELAVYALVCRRCEHGTCVRACPVEALERDAEGALERHPMRCVGCGSCAHACPFGTIYPELLPYALSGCDLCFDRAGGEPPVCVRSCPYGALDWREENDLPEESVPLLGDRIQGISHHWSRRRCLGPPPGAGHRGGAG, encoded by the coding sequence ATGAAGAAGCTGATCGTGAATCTCGACATCTGCAGCGCATGCCCGGGGTGCGTGACGGGGTGCAGCTACTACTACCACCCGTCCAACCGCGGGATCGACCGGCTGCGCGAACTCGCCGTCTACGCCCTCGTCTGCCGCCGCTGCGAGCACGGGACCTGCGTCCGCGCATGCCCCGTGGAGGCGCTCGAGAGGGACGCCGAGGGGGCGCTGGAGCGGCACCCGATGCGCTGCGTCGGGTGCGGCTCCTGCGCGCACGCCTGCCCGTTCGGGACGATCTACCCCGAGCTGCTGCCGTACGCGCTCTCGGGGTGCGACCTCTGCTTCGACAGGGCGGGAGGGGAGCCGCCGGTCTGCGTGCGAAGCTGCCCGTACGGAGCGCTCGACTGGCGCGAGGAAAACGACCTCCCCGAGGAATCGGTCCCGCTGCTCGGGGACCGCATCCAGGGCATCTCGCATCACTGGTCGAGGAGGAGGTGCCTGGGCCCGCCGCCGGGCGCCGGGCACCGCGGGGGGGCGGGATGA
- a CDS encoding NADH-quinone oxidoreductase subunit H: MKTLCIYLIFPGFAATAVAGMLASWVERKLTARIQWRVGPPWYQSFADILKLLAKETVVPRGCSRGLFAAAPFAGLAAVALVASMLGASCLDPARGFVGDLLVIVYLLVLPPLALIAGGAASRNTLASLGASREMKLMIAYEVPMTLALLVAVIKAGVTINTGAIVAFQRLHGAFLGSFSGALAFAAALLCVQAKLGFAPFDIAEAETELSSGPLIEYSGSMLAAFRLTKMMLLVVLPALLLALFAGGARFHGWGIVRSLVEYGAVLLLVTLIKNTNPRLRIDQALAFFWGPVTAAAGGAVLLALMGY, encoded by the coding sequence ATGAAGACGCTGTGCATCTACCTGATCTTTCCCGGCTTCGCCGCCACGGCGGTCGCGGGGATGCTGGCGTCGTGGGTCGAGCGGAAGCTGACCGCGCGCATCCAGTGGCGCGTCGGGCCGCCGTGGTACCAGTCGTTCGCGGACATCCTGAAGCTGCTCGCGAAGGAGACGGTCGTCCCGCGCGGCTGCTCCCGGGGGCTCTTCGCCGCGGCCCCGTTCGCGGGGCTGGCGGCGGTGGCGCTGGTCGCGAGCATGCTCGGGGCCTCGTGCCTGGATCCGGCGCGGGGGTTCGTCGGCGACCTGCTCGTCATCGTCTACCTTCTGGTGCTCCCCCCGCTCGCCCTCATCGCGGGCGGGGCGGCGTCCCGCAACACGCTCGCCTCGCTCGGGGCGAGCCGAGAGATGAAGCTCATGATCGCCTACGAGGTCCCGATGACCCTCGCCCTCCTCGTCGCCGTCATCAAGGCGGGCGTCACGATCAACACCGGCGCGATCGTCGCCTTCCAGCGCCTCCACGGGGCGTTCCTCGGGAGTTTCTCCGGCGCCCTGGCCTTCGCGGCGGCGCTCCTCTGCGTGCAGGCGAAGCTCGGCTTCGCCCCGTTCGACATCGCCGAGGCCGAGACGGAGCTGAGCTCCGGCCCGCTCATCGAGTACTCGGGAAGCATGCTCGCGGCGTTCCGGCTCACGAAGATGATGCTCCTCGTCGTGCTCCCCGCCCTCCTGCTCGCCCTCTTCGCGGGCGGGGCGCGGTTTCACGGTTGGGGAATCGTGCGTTCCCTAGTAGAATACGGGGCGGTGCTGCTCCTCGTCACCTTGATCAAGAACACGAACCCGCGCCTCCGCATCGACCAGGCGCTCGCCTTCTTCTGGGGGCCGGTGACGGCGGCGGCGGGGGGGGCGGTGCTGTTGGCGCTCATGGGGTATTGA